The nucleotide window CATACCTGTAAATTTCTACCTTTTTTAGAATTTGAAATGCCTACATGCGCTTGTGctgaatttattaaaaaaaacgaATTCTCAAGATTCCCATTTCAGCGCTTGTCAAACAGAAAATTGCAGGTTTTGAattatttggatggttttgaattaACAAGATTTCGTAATTTGATGTAAGGAATGAAGAAAAAtgcaattgagagagagagagagagagagagagagagagagagagagagagagagagagagatgtctttTTGATTTTTGTGAGAGTTTCTATTGAAGAACTAAAAAGCTGTCCTAAAGCTCCACCAAATGGAAGTTCCCACACCTTCAACATCTCATTTTGGGCCATGAGCAACTGATATTGTTGTTGAAGCTGCTCAACCGTCAGTTGGGCATCAAGTACTTCTGCTTGCCGTTGATTGATTTCCTCAATCCAGCTACAAAAACAGAGCGCCCATATGTGATATGCTACATTTCGAAAGGTATTGTTTACAGGCAAGTACAATCCAATACAAAATACACATTAATATACTCATAATCTGTGCAtgtatctttttttttcctttctttttaatggtACAGAAATCAGAAAACCCAAAGCTAATTTACCTTTGCCTAGTCTGAACAGATCGAAACCAAACATGTCATTTGCAGCAAAGCTCTTCCTAGGAGGATACTTGAAAAGAATCTACAATgaccaaaaacaaaacaaaacaaaacaaaacaaaacaaaacaaacaaacaaacaaacatgtCAGTTGTGGCAAGGACAGTTTTGGAGAAATGTAAGTAAAAATTCAGATCCACAAATAACCACTCTCAACTTGAAACCATGATAAACCAATAAGCATTAAAGAAAAGTGAATGCATCATTCTGAGGGGAAAATCTGAAAGAAGTGTCGTTTGAAGAATGAACCACATCTGCAAAATATGAAAACATAAGAGtgctcacaaaaaaaaaaaaacaacagtgCTCACCCAAAGCCAAAACTGATATAACTCGGACCAAACCAAATTGTGTTGTATGGAACAATTTTTAAAACCTTCCCATAAGCACAAACATTTGACACAGAAATGATTGAAAATCCTCGTCAGAGTCATATCCATGCATGGAGAAGCCACTTGTACAAGAATTCAATgtagttgtgtgtgtgtgtgtgtgtgtgtgggtatatatatatatacccaactATGTACTGATGCAATAAGATTAAACAGAGATGAACCAATATTTCACATGGAAAAAATAGCAAAGAGTACCCAAAATGTACCAATGAAAgctcatatggtgggacccagaaTGGAAAGGAGAAGCTTAAAATGCTCACAGAGTGTGGAAGATCACAATACTTTAAAATTTGGACCCTTTTCAGTGTCATGGActgtttttgcatttttttttttaatcttaaccatctatttgtacatCTTCCAAGAAATGCTTAATTTGCAAAACTAATTAACCCATTTAGGCTATTTCATGATGTGAAGAACAAAAAAGAATGCAGGTTAAACAAACCAAGAGCCAAATGCAGATTATTTAATCCCCTTAAAATCTTGAATAGTACAAGTATCTGAAGCAGATGTTTTCACACCCAAACTCACAAGTATCTGATGCAGATGGATTTGTAGCCACAGTGgcgcatttggatgctcaattataTTGTATTGAGATATATAAAGAGTGAATTTCCAAACTGGCCATGACACCATTCTAAGAAGCCCAAgttgcaattccatgcatttcaagttgTGTTCCAAATAATTTTAAAGGTCATAGCAGCAGATATGGGGCCCAGTTCCACATCGTTCAGTTCCTTCTTTATCAGCTTGAGTTATTGCAATGcagttatacacacacacacatgccatTCCAAACATcatacatattctactatgaaatGGTTGGTTTTTCTGAGCAACAACATTCTCTGGACAATTAAGTTTGCAATGTTATGATAAGAGGAAATGCACATCGTTATGTAAGGTTATATGATAATCAAACAatgggtgggccataacaaatctTATTGATGTTAAGTGAGACCATTAACAAAGTGGGATGTATTATCTGCGAACACGGGCTGCAGCAGATGCAATAAAATTCTATGTGGATAACTCTGTTCTCAAGGAAAAGGCTAAGGCAATGGATGATGATCTTGAAGCCAAAAGGGCCCTGGTGGTTTACTCCTTGGAAAATCAAGAAGAATGTATGGCCTGTGGAAGTTAAATAATATTTCTCTGAGTAATATTTGTAATATTGTCCATTATGAATCAATCTTTATGCTGAGGCTGATGGCAGTAATTGTGAAAAGTCCATTATGGTGGGAAGTGGGTTTGGTTGAATAGTTCATGCGAAAGATCTTGCAGAGGATTTGTACAAATGAGCCCTGTTTGCAGTGTGGGCAGATTTGGTTGATCAAATGTGAAGGCCAACCTGCCTCGATTTATCATAACTTTCTTGTAAATTTATTTCAATATTATAGCACTTAAACAAGTATTGCTCttttatgccaaaaaaaaaaaaaaacaattcaagttttttttaaaaataaataaataaagtaacaAAAAAGAGGggtgaaaaggaaaaacagagacAATCATGGATCCAGAAAACATCAAATACCCTGCTTATATCTCCTAGCCAAAAATGTACGCTCTTTCACTCCTTAAAAGCCTTTTTGTAGACATTCCATGCCTGAGGAGCAGAACAACCTAATTTTCAGGGTAGAATCGTGGGCCCTGGAATACGATCTAATCAGTTGGATGCAGAATCCGGACCTCGCATGCATGTGCCCACGTGCAGATGTGTAGGGCTCTGTGTGCGTATGGATAATgcaaattcaaatgaaaaaaaaaaaaaccattttctcaAATGCAGACCCTATCTCTAGATCTAGCAAATCTCcatgaaaaagggaaaaaaaatccatagaaatgaattCAAACGCCTTGAGTCAATGAGCTTATTGATCAAACGCATAGTTCAAAAACGCATATAAACATGGAGAAATAGAATCATGTGGAGCAGTTCTCGTAAGCCTATAACACAAAGGTCAGCAGGTATCAAAAGATCATGAATGGGCCTTTCTGCCAAACGTTTGCGTGCTTGCAACATcacaagaagaaaagagaaaaagcaaTGACAGATGGAAGGGATTCTGGAATAAAAACAGCAAGAAGAGGAACAATCGGCGAGGAAAATAAGGGATTTCGAGAGAAGCTCACCTAAGCTCACCTATTTGAGATGAATCTGCATGGCACGAGGAAATTCTTCAAGGATTCAGAGCTCTGGCGAGGAAGATTGCGCCGTTCGGAAGAGGGAAGAGCTCTGAAGATCGCCCGTTCGAAAGAGAGAAGAGCAGTGCGTTTGGAAATCCCTCGTCCGAAATGAGGTGATACTTTCAAATCCGATACTTGTGCGTTTACCATCATTTATAACATACAACATATTACCAGCCGTACATGTAAGGGACCATTTactggatggttaagatagttTTATGTAATAAAGTATATTACCCATCTACAACTAGACCCATTATTAAGTTGGTCTGGATAACCTTATATCATTACCACTATTGACATAAACGAGTCACCACATTTttacagaaaatgaaaaactcacaCACATTTATCTTAAAAATGCCTTCAGTGTTGGATCTGGTACGGCTCCATGGCCCCATCATAGtgtttttgttttatccacaccgtacatcaaTATCTAAACATTTTTAAAGAATGAAATtcaaaaatgatctctaaataaatCTCATTGAACCACAACACATGCTTAAAGTAGAGATTGGACGTCGATCGTTAAGAATGGTTCTTTGGCTAGGAATTACTTGGTTTTGGCTACGGCCGACGGCTTTTAACCGTATCCAAAACATCCCCAAGTTCGTCGATGTTACCCTTTTCTTTTTTGGTGATGTGTCCAACATTgacgtggatttatgtgaacatcttaAGGTAACACAATAACGTGATTAGAGAATTTACGTGGCACGATGTGTTCATGAAGCGgttatttgcgacatccaatctcaagaagtgatgtaacacgcatgatgATTTATTTACACCGATTGTGCTAATCAACCCACGGAATTACATGCCGACCAAGAGGGTCGCTACCCATAAcacattacatccacgataaatatttgaatcactagttatgatacctctaacacattacttgcatcgatagaaaaataaattgaatcatgagagttttggaattccaagacacatgcctaagccagAGATAGCACAatgctaacataataaaggagaagagtagcaataagctaactcagcaaaagagaagagtagcaatagctaactcaacaaaagaggagagtaacaagggctaactcaacaaataagaAGAGTAATAACGACTATCTCAACAAAGacgagagtagcaagggctaactcaacaaaattggtaaaagCAGGGACAAGGCTTGATTTCATCGCCCCTcttaaattaataaagatcatgGCATAATTAggttcataccttaaccataatttccaagggataaataattgatggtggtaaatcaAACAATTATAGGGAGAGAATCAcagtaacatgaaagcatgtaaaaagCAAGATAAATTAaatcaacttaaatcaaggtaagcttaaaggaatccctcaccttagccttagatataAACCCTGGGTAAATATTTATATAGGAAAGCTTCAacatgaaaagcttccacatgaatcacgacatcgcttgaacAAGAGGAAGATActatacatatggagaaggaagagggcgtctaggcttcttcttctccttctctttctctttctcattctctttctttctctttctctttctctttgggCGTTGGAGACtggcgtgtgagtggagaggggaatgcacacccCTTTTAAAAAGAGTGGGCAtatgagaggggtgtgtttcacatcttacttgaattgagtttctctaattttttcctttttttagcgatctttctttaaatctaattcatccattgtgttAGGGTCATCGAATAGGGccagggtatatgattttcttggtaatccgaaatttagattggcctatcttgaagaTTCTCTTAACGGGTGTCAAAACGAACTTGATTCAATTAATGAtctacacttaatgatcagggccctaTTTTGGGAacaatgtgtagtcaggataggtaaATAGTTGGATAAAATTTAGTGGttaatcgatggtggaaaaaaaaaaaaactaaatctaaaatttcaccttttgtaccaaaatgaaggaactaACTTCAACCTTCAACAGTGTAAGATCATAAATCGAGGCCTAAATTTCGTATAACCTTGTAGTCATATGACACTAAAGTGTAGCATAAATTTGAGTTGCAATGGatagaaggaagtggttaaatagAAGTTGGTAGGCCtaaggataacttcgcgcctaaggaaaagcctacgaAAGtaaggtcttcatatttcacacttggtccatattatgggcaatcaaagtcattcatatgaagggaaatatcctacaaCGACTATcaatgaggtttcttcactcgatgaacaccaaaatcaacagttaaggggttgatttgttaattgggtcacttttataatAATCTAAGAAATGAAATGTgacatatatggttaatttatgatacatatgcatggtataaaatttcacatcaaacggatcatgggaaTCACGTGATTTAGAATTAaaaggtctaggttaatggcattttcg belongs to Magnolia sinica isolate HGM2019 chromosome 8, MsV1, whole genome shotgun sequence and includes:
- the LOC131253173 gene encoding uncharacterized protein LOC131253173; translation: MMVNAQVSDLKVSPHFGRGISKRTALLSFERAIFRALPSSERRNLPRQSSESLKNFLVPCRFISNSDYLFKLLRIGDSGVGKSRLLLRFAVRSLRILFFAPTLLILKNKG